GCTGCGGCCGTGCCCGGCGCCCGCGGCGCCGACACCATGCAGAACGCCGATTACCTGGAACAGGCCCAGGTGGGCCGCGGCGAGGGCGGGGCGGTGCTCAAGGACGTCAAGGCCGACATCGTCTTCGTCATCGACACCAGCCGCAGCATGCAGCCCTTCATCGACATGACCCGCCAGGCCGTGGCCCAGATGAGCCGCTCCTTCAGCGGCGAGACGGCCGACCGCTTCCGCTTCGGCCTGGTGGTCTACCGCGACTCCCTGGAGGTCGCGCCGCAGCTGGAATACGTGGCCCGCAACCTGACTCCCGAGCTGGTCGACGCCGACGGGCTGGTGGGCCTCCTGGAGAAGGACGCCGCGGCCACGGCCGTGGGCAGCGTCGACTACGCCGAGGAGGCCTTCGCCGGCGTGGACGAGGCCCTGCGCTCCAAGTGGCGCGAGGGGGCCCTGCGCTTCGTCGTCCTCGTGGGGGACGCAAGCTCCCACCCCAAGGGGCACAAGCAGAACACCACCGGCAAGGACGAGACCGACCTGCGCCGCGAGTACGACGACGCCCAGGTGCACCTCTTCGCCATCCACCTGCAGGACCCGCGCGCCAAGGAGGACCATGAGCGCGCCATGGCCCAGTTCGGCCACCTGGCGCGCGTGCGCGGCCAGGAGGACGCCTCGGCCATCAAGGAGGTCAACGCCTTCGAGGAGAGCGAGTACCTGACCCTGGCCGAGCACCTGACGGGCCGCATCCGCACCCTGCTGGGCGAGACCATGGGCACCCAGGTGGCCGACGCCGCCGCGCCCCTGGAAGAGTTCGACAAGCTGTGGGAAGCGGCCCTCATCGAGTACGTGGGCAAGGAGGCCAACCCGCCCAAGGACATCGTGGCCTGGGCCATGGACCGCGACCTCGTCAACCCGGCCGACAAGGCCCTGGACGTGCGCGTCCTGGTCACCCGCGAGCAGCTCTCCACCCTGTCCCAGACCCTCGACCAGGTCGTGCAGGCCGTCATGCGCGCCGAGGTCACCCAGGGGCAGTTCTTCGAGGCCCTGCAGGGCGTGGCCGGGCAGGCCATGAAACGCCCCGAGGACCTGGGAGGGGCCGTGCGCCTGGCCGACACCGGGCTGCTGCCCGCCTTCATCCAGAGCCTGCCCTACAAGAGCGACATCCTGTCGCTTACGGACGACATGTTCGCCAGCATGACGGCCGAGCAGCGCTCGCAGCTTGAGTGGAGCATCCTGGCCAAGCTCGACCAGTACCGGACCATCAACGAGCAGGTCGACGCCTGGTTCCGCGTCAACGACACGGACCCTGACCAGGACCTGGTGTACCCGCTGCACCTCGACTACCTGCCTTAGACCGTGGCTGAGGGGATCGTACCCATGGTCCGCCTGGAAGGACTGGTCAAGACGCGCAGCCAGGGCGACAGCGTCTTCGAGCTGCGCGTGCCCGCCTTTGAGGTCGCGCCGGGGAGCATGGTGGCCGTCATCGGCGAGAGCGGCTGCGGCAAGAGCACGCTGCTGGACATCCTGGCCCTGGTCATGGCGCCCACCAGCGTGGACCGCTTCGAGATAGCCGCGCATCC
This is a stretch of genomic DNA from Deltaproteobacteria bacterium HGW-Deltaproteobacteria-18. It encodes these proteins:
- a CDS encoding VWA domain-containing protein, yielding MSRFLASVRIMLCTSAVLGLMAFAGPGHAELADLEGTQGQAAPDGASALEGTQGHAAPEGLSALEGTAGHAAAQPVDDGIVCQPGSPCMEAATQLPLRVLPRPFSSIYRETAADQNAVVQANVPAFKPLYVFNRQDLDLSRPEEPQGWYQVGRTRAAAEGWMQARDVLEWRQALLVSYTHPGNELEGRSPVLMFRNKADLESIVDDMDMAGRAKTLYEGVAAGNIPDNVVSMEPKRFVDITTQFYVLPILQWSQTQINGDDVRLLQLAAAVPGARGADTMQNADYLEQAQVGRGEGGAVLKDVKADIVFVIDTSRSMQPFIDMTRQAVAQMSRSFSGETADRFRFGLVVYRDSLEVAPQLEYVARNLTPELVDADGLVGLLEKDAAATAVGSVDYAEEAFAGVDEALRSKWREGALRFVVLVGDASSHPKGHKQNTTGKDETDLRREYDDAQVHLFAIHLQDPRAKEDHERAMAQFGHLARVRGQEDASAIKEVNAFEESEYLTLAEHLTGRIRTLLGETMGTQVADAAAPLEEFDKLWEAALIEYVGKEANPPKDIVAWAMDRDLVNPADKALDVRVLVTREQLSTLSQTLDQVVQAVMRAEVTQGQFFEALQGVAGQAMKRPEDLGGAVRLADTGLLPAFIQSLPYKSDILSLTDDMFASMTAEQRSQLEWSILAKLDQYRTINEQVDAWFRVNDTDPDQDLVYPLHLDYLP